From the Musa acuminata AAA Group cultivar baxijiao chromosome BXJ3-7, Cavendish_Baxijiao_AAA, whole genome shotgun sequence genome, one window contains:
- the LOC135642146 gene encoding uncharacterized protein LOC135642146: MGAQLAKQVERRKSVAAEKLALIELFEGSGDQFPGCDYRPADRKTWMSALGPANLRVHQIVWPGTHDSATDKIGLRFISRPFAQCQSCSVYRQLAGGARVLDIRVQKDHRVCHGILLTYGVDVVIRDVKRFLSETEHEIVVLEIRTEFGHEDPPDFDKYLVEQLGEHLIPQDAAVFEKTVAELLPRRVICVWKPRKSPAPKPGDPLWSGGFLKDHWIDTDLPKTKFENNLKRLGEQQPNASRKYFYRVENTVTPQPDNPVVCVRPVTGRIQGHARLFIAQAVGRGIADRLQVFSTDFINDDFVDACVGLTHARIEGTT, encoded by the coding sequence atgggCGCCCAACTCGCCAAGCAAGTTGAGCGCCGAAAGTCCGTCGCCGCCGAGAAGTTGGCCCTCATCGAGCTCTTCGAGGGCTCGGGCGATCAATTCCCCGGCTGCGACTACCGCCCCGCCGACCGCAAGACCTGGATGTCGGCCCTTGGCCCTGCCAACCTACGCGTCCACCAGATCGTCTGGCCCGGCACCCACGACTCCGCCACCGACAAGATCGGCCTCCGCTTCATCTCCCGCCCCTTCGCCCAGTGCCAGTCCTGCTCCGTCTACCGCCAGCTCGCCGGCGGTGCCCGCGTCCTCGACATCCGCGTCCAGAAGGATCACCGCGTCTGCCATGGCATCCTCCTCACCTACGGCGTCGACGTCGTGATCCGCGACGTCAAGCGGTTCCTCTCCGAGACCGAGCACGAGATCGTCGTCCTCGAGATCCGGACCGAGTTCGGCCACGAGGACCCGCCGGACTTCGACAAGTACCTCGTCGAGCAGCTTGGCGAGCACCTGATACCGCAGGACGCGGCCGTGTTCGAAAAGACCGTGGCCGAGCTGCTGCCCCGGCGAGTCATTTGCGTGTGGAAGCCGCGGAAGTCGCCGGCGCCGAAGCCGGGGGACCCGCTGTGGAGCGGGGGATTCCTGAAGGATCACTGGATCGATACGGACCTGCCGAAGACCAAGTTCGAGAACAACCTGAAGCGGCTGGGCGAGCAGCAGCCGAATGCGTCGAGGAAGTACTTCTACCGGGTGGAGAACACGGTGACGCCGCAACCGGACAACCCGGTGGTGTGCGTGAGACCGGTGACGGGGAGAATCCAAGGCCACGCGAGGCTGTTCATTGCGCAGGCCGTCGGGAGGGGGATCGCCGATCGGTTGCAGGTGTTCTCGACAGACTTCATCAACGACGACTTCGTGGATGCGTGCGTGGGGTTGACTCACGCAAGAATAGAAGGGACGACATAA
- the LOC103973366 gene encoding chaperone protein dnaJ 11, chloroplastic, whose product MISSPSLAAPRSHLRFPPRLPSSSSCRRRRRLLLPPRCASASPPVPASEATLYDVLGVPTGATGGEIKVAYRRLARECHPDVAPATESSDEFIRLHAAYATLSDPEKRAEYDQRVMAATANAAAGRRWSPRLSYSCRPCRRWETDQCW is encoded by the coding sequence ATGATATCTTCACCATCTCTCGCTGCTCCCAGATCCCACCTCCGCTTCCCACCCCGCCTGCCCTCGTCCTCctcctgccgccgccgccgccgcctcctcctgccCCCCCGCTGCGCTTCGGCGTCGCCACCAGTCCCCGCCTCCGAGGCGACTCTCTACGACGTGCTCGGGGTCCCGACGGGCGCCACGGGCGGCGAAATCAAGGTGGCGTACCGGCGGCTGGCGCGAGAGTGCCACCCGGACGTCGCCCCGGCTACCGAGTCGTCGGACGAGTTCATCCGACTCCACGCCGCCTACGCCACGCTCTCTGACCCGGAGAAGCGTGCCGAGTACGACCAGCGGGTAATGGCCGCCACGGCGAACGCAGCGGCAGGGAGGCGGTGGTCGCCGCGGCTGTCCTACTCGTGCAGGCCGTGCCGGAGGTGGGAGACGGATCAGTGCTGGTAG